CGGCGCGGACTTCGACGAGGTGATCCGGAAGATCGTCCGAGCCGGGATCCCGGTGATGGGCCACATCGGCCTCACGCCCCAGAGCGTGCACCGGATGGGCGGCTACGTGATCCAGGGGCGCGACGAGGAGAAGGCGAAGAAGCTCCTCGACGACGCATTGGCGCTGGAGGCCGCCGGCTGCTACTCGGTGGTGCTCGAGGGGATCCCCGCGACGGTCGCGGAGGAGATCACCTCGAAGCTCTCGATCCCGACGATCGGCATCGGCGCCGGGCCAAGCTGCGACGGGCAGGTGCTGGTGATCTACGACCTCCTCGGGATGGATCCCTCGTTCTCCCCGAAGTTCGTGAAGCGCTACGCGCAGCTCCACGAGACGATCGGAGGCGCGGTCCGCACCTATCTGGAGGAGGTGAAGAGCGCGGCCTTCCCCTCTGAGGCCCACTCCTTCCAGATGACGCCCCAGGTCCGGTCGGTTCCGGATGCGGGCGCGGAGCTCCCCGGGCTATATGGCGGGAGCAAGGCGCAGACCGGGTCGAACTGAGCCGAAGGCGAAGCAAACGAAAAGAAGAGCGTTTCCGCGCGGAGCGCGGCTGAAGAAGTTGGGCCCGCTCCTGCGGGGCCAACTTCTTCACTCGCTCTACGCGGGCGCCGAGGGCACCATGCAGAAGCCGATCGTCGTCCATACCCGCGAAGAGCTCCTGAAGGAGCTGCGAGCCCTGGAGGAGCGCGGAGTGAGCCTCGCGCTCGTCCCGACCATGGGCTACCTGCACGAGGGCCATCTCTCCCTGGTCCGCGAGGGCGCCGCCCGAGCGGATCGGGTGGCCGTCTCGATCTTCGTGAACCCGACCCAGTTCGGTCCCGGTGAGGACCTCGATCGCTACCCGCGGGACCTGTCCGGCGACGTCGAGAAGCTCGACGCCGCCGGCGCGTGGCTCGTCTATGCGCCGAAGAGCCCGAGGGAGGTCTATCCCGAGGGCTTCCAGACCTGGGTGGACGTGGAGGGGCTCTCGCTGGGCCTGTGCGGCGGCAAGAGGCCGGGACACTTCCGCGGCGTGGCGACGGTGGTGTGCAAGCTCCTGACACTCTTCCGCCCGAAGGTCGCGCTTTTCGGACAGAAGGACTATCAGCAGCTCGCGGTGATCCGGCGCATGGCGCGGGACCTGGATCTCGACGCACGGACCGAGGTCGTGGGGATGCCGATCGTCCGGGAGCCGGACGGCCTCGCGATGTCGTCGCGGAACGCCTACCTCTCGGCGGACGAGAGGCGGCGCGCGCTCTCGCTGCATCGCGGGCTCTACGCTGCACGCGCGCTCCACGAAGCCGGCGAGCGCGACCCCGCGCGACTCATTGGTGCGGCGCGGGACGCGATGGCCGGCGACGTCGATCGGATCGACTACGTCGAGCTCGTGGACGCGGACTCCCTCGAGACGGTGGAGCGCGTCGAAGATCCCGTCTGCCTCCTCGTCGCGGCCTTCGTCGGCCGCACGAGGCTTATCGACAACCTCGTGGTGGGGCGGTAGCGATGTCGACGAAGGCCAAGAGCGGCGAGAAGCTCGTCGCCGAGAACCGCAAGGCGCGGCACGACTTCGAGCTCGGCGAGAAGTGGGAGTGCGGTCTCGTCCTCGTGGGCAGCGAGGTGAAGGCGCTACGGGAGGGCAACGCGAACCTCTCGGACTCCTACGCCATGGCGAAGGACGACGAGCTCTACGTCCACAACCTGCGGATCGGCGAGTACAAGGCCGCCGCGATGCTGGGCCACGTGCCGCTGCGGGATCGCAAGCTGCTGCTCCACCGGGCGGAGATCGACAAGATCCTGCGCAAGGTGAAGGAGCGCGGTTTCACGCTCGTCCCCACGAAGCTCTATTTCAAGGACGGGCGCGCGAAGCTCGAGATCGCCCTCGCGAGCGGCAAGACGGGCGTCGATCGCCGCGACACGATCAAGGAGCGCGACACCAAGCGCGAGATCGATCGCGCGATGCGCGGGGGCAAGGGCCGCGCGCGCTGAACGCGCCCGGCCGATCCCACTGAGATGACGTCCAGGGACGGCGACGAGCCGCCCCGCGTCCCCACGCTCAGGCCTGCGAGAGGATCCGGAGCGGGATCGGGCCCGGCTCGTTGGTGGGATGCGCGCAGCCGCCGCCGAGCGCGTCGTCGTCGGAGCCGCCGGGATCGAGGGCCAGGAGCGACTCGTCGGCGCTCTCGATCCGATCCACGCCGTAGAGCTCGCGCAGCTTGGGATCGAGGAGGTGCGTCGGGCGCACGTTGCCGATCGCCGCGAGCATGTTGCCCTTCACGTTCGGGTTCGACTCGTGGAGCTGGGCGATGAGGCGCTTCACCTGCTTGCGCTGCAGGTTCTCCTGGGAGCCGCAGAGATCGCAGGGGATGATCGGGAACTTCATCTCCGCGGCGAACTCGGCGATCTGCTCCTCGGCGCAGTACGCCAGCGGCCGGATCACGGTGTTGCGGCCGTCGTCGGAGCGGAGCTTGGGAGGCATCGCCTTGAGCTGCCCCGAGTAGAGCAGGTTGAGCATCAGGGTCTCGACGATGTCGTCCCGGTGGTGGCCGAGGGCGATCTTGGTGGCGCCGAGGTCCACCGCGACGTCGTAGAGGATGCCGCGACGCAGCCGCGAGCACAGCGCGCAGGTGGTCTTCCCGGCAGGGACCTTCTCCTTCACGATGGAGTAGGTGTCCCGCTGGATCATCCGGTACTCGTAGCCTTCGGCCTCGAGGTAGTCGCGGATCACGTGGCCGGGGAAGCCCGGATGGCCCTGGTCGAGGTTGACGGCGACGATCGAGAAGTCGAAGGCGACGCGCCTCTGGACCTGGCGGAGCAGGTACAGGAGCGTGTAGGAGTCCTTCCCCCCGATAGGCCGACCATGATCCGGTCGTTCGGCTCGATCAGGTTGAAGTCGCGGCTGGCCCGCGACAGGTCGTTGAGGAGGATCTTCTCCAGGCGGCTGCTCATCCTTCGCTCCGAATTCTATGGCGGGCGCGCGACCGATCGTTGCCGGGAACCGCCTCGCGGCGGTTTACCACAACCGGCTCCCGACCTGACAACCAGGTCATCCCGCCTGAGCGATCGCGCGCGCGAGCGCGGCGAGCTCCTCGACCGCGAGGGTCTCGGCGCGGCGTCCGCCGTCGATCCCGCTGCGCTCGAGGGCGGCGGCCAGGATCTCGGGCGAGGCGATGCGCCCTCCCCGGAGGGAGTTGACGAGGGTCTTTCGACGCTGGGCGAACGCGCCCTTCACCACGCGGCGGAAGAGCTCCTCGTCGCCGGGATCGGCCCTGGGAGCCTCCCGCAGCTCGAGGCGCACGACGGCGCTCTCCACCTCGGGGGGCGGCGTGAACACGCCGGCGGGAACGCGGTGGGGGACGTCGACGTCCGCGTGGAGCTGGAGGAGCACGGAGAGGACCCCGTATTCCTTGCCGCCCGGACGCGCGGCGATGCGCTCGGTCACCTCCCGCTGGAGGAGGAAGACCATGCGGCTGACGGAGTCGCGCTGGGACTCCACGTGGAAGAGGATCTCGGTGGAGAGGTGGTACGGGAGGTTTCCCACCACGACGAGCTTTCGGCCCGTCTCCGCAGCGAGAGCGGCGAGATCGATGGTGGCGGCGTTCTCCTCGCGGACCTCGACGTTCCGGAGCGGCTCGAGGTCGGCGCGAAGGATGGGGACCAGGTCGCGATCCCGCTCGACCGCGACGACCCTCGCGCCGGTGGCGGCCAGGTGCCGGGTGAGATGGCCGAGGCCCGCGCCGAGCTCGACGACCGTGTCGTCGGCGCCGATCCGGCACGCTTCGGCGATCGCGCCGAGGTGGTGGTCGTCGCCGAGGAAGTTCTGCCCCCAGGCCTTCTTGGGACGCAGGCCGTGGCGGCGAAGGATGACGGAAGGGGAATCAGCCATCTAGAGCCTCCAGGAGGGATTGGCGTTGAGGGCGAGGCCTTCGGCCCCGCCGCCGCGGCGGAAGGTCTCGTAGCCCGCGACGGCGATCATCGCGCCGTTGTCGGTGCAGAGGCGCTTGGGCGGCACGTGGACGTGGATGCCGCTCGCGGCGCCCCGCTCCACCGCGAGCTCGCGGATCCGGCTGTTGGCGGCGACGCCCCCGCAGAGCACGAGGCGCGGCAGGCCGGCCTCCTTTGCCGCGGCGAC
The Vulgatibacter incomptus DNA segment above includes these coding regions:
- the panB gene encoding 3-methyl-2-oxobutanoate hydroxymethyltransferase, which encodes MANKVTIHTLRKMKQAGERIGMLTCYDATFARILDGAGAEVLLVGDSLGNVFQGEKTTLPVTVDQIIYHLRAVCRGTSRAHVVGDMPFMSYQTSVDEAVRNAGRLVAEGGAEAVKLEGGADFDEVIRKIVRAGIPVMGHIGLTPQSVHRMGGYVIQGRDEEKAKKLLDDALALEAAGCYSVVLEGIPATVAEEITSKLSIPTIGIGAGPSCDGQVLVIYDLLGMDPSFSPKFVKRYAQLHETIGGAVRTYLEEVKSAAFPSEAHSFQMTPQVRSVPDAGAELPGLYGGSKAQTGSN
- the panC gene encoding pantoate--beta-alanine ligase, which produces MQKPIVVHTREELLKELRALEERGVSLALVPTMGYLHEGHLSLVREGAARADRVAVSIFVNPTQFGPGEDLDRYPRDLSGDVEKLDAAGAWLVYAPKSPREVYPEGFQTWVDVEGLSLGLCGGKRPGHFRGVATVVCKLLTLFRPKVALFGQKDYQQLAVIRRMARDLDLDARTEVVGMPIVREPDGLAMSSRNAYLSADERRRALSLHRGLYAARALHEAGERDPARLIGAARDAMAGDVDRIDYVELVDADSLETVERVEDPVCLLVAAFVGRTRLIDNLVVGR
- the smpB gene encoding SsrA-binding protein SmpB; translated protein: MSTKAKSGEKLVAENRKARHDFELGEKWECGLVLVGSEVKALREGNANLSDSYAMAKDDELYVHNLRIGEYKAAAMLGHVPLRDRKLLLHRAEIDKILRKVKERGFTLVPTKLYFKDGRAKLEIALASGKTGVDRRDTIKERDTKREIDRAMRGGKGRAR
- the rsmA gene encoding 16S rRNA (adenine(1518)-N(6)/adenine(1519)-N(6))-dimethyltransferase RsmA, yielding MADSPSVILRRHGLRPKKAWGQNFLGDDHHLGAIAEACRIGADDTVVELGAGLGHLTRHLAATGARVVAVERDRDLVPILRADLEPLRNVEVREENAATIDLAALAAETGRKLVVVGNLPYHLSTEILFHVESQRDSVSRMVFLLQREVTERIAARPGGKEYGVLSVLLQLHADVDVPHRVPAGVFTPPPEVESAVVRLELREAPRADPGDEELFRRVVKGAFAQRRKTLVNSLRGGRIASPEILAAALERSGIDGGRRAETLAVEELAALARAIAQAG